AGGGCGGAAGGTGAATCCGACGACCCCCATGCGGTCCTCGGAATGACCGACCTGTACGCCAGGAGGTTCATCGACCATGACAAGTTCACTTTCTCCGTCCCATACAAACTGTATCTCAGGATGGAACAGAATGTGGACAGGTCATTTCTCGGAAAAGACAGCTGGCCGGACACGCTCGGGAAGTGTATCTGACCTGCATATGATGTGTAAAATATTTTTTGTCGTTTAAATGAGTCCGAGGGGCCATCATGTGGCCCCATGGATTCATGCGTGTCTTATCCCGGTTATGCGCTCTATCTCGGGATCCGTCGTACAGAGGTCGTCCAAAGACAGCTCGTGTACATCGTCGTGTCCGGAGATGCGGGTGAAGGAACGGAGCTCCTCGGCGGTCACATTGAGATAGTTGGCGACCCTCTGCGCCCCGACGTCTATATCCAGCCTCTTCTCCAGTTCCGGATCCTGAGTGGCGATGCCCATAGGGCACATGCCGCTGTTGCAGGCCCTGTACCTCTGGCATCCGAGGGCTATGAGTGCCGACGAGGCGACGGCCACGGCGTCCGCACCCATGGCTATGGCCTTCACGAAATCCTTGCTGGTGCGAAGACCGCCGGTTATGACGAGCTCCTGTTTCATACCGTGCTCGTCCATGTACTTCCTGGCACGGGAGAGGGCGTATACGGTAGGTACAGAGGAGGCATCCTTCAGATACTTGGGGGAAGAACCGGTGGCTCCGCCCCTCCCATCAATGGTTATGAAATCACAACCGGATTTGGATATGAACTCCAGATCCTCCTCGATGTGGCCGGCCGCGATCTTCACTCCTATAGGCTTCCCTCCGCTCCTCTTGCGGAGCATCGAGACCATCTCCTTGAGGTCCTTGGGGGATCCGATCTCGGGGAACCTGGAAGGACTGAGGACGTCCTTCCCCTCGGGCTTCTCCCTCATGACCGATATTACATGATTGACCTTCGCACCGGGCAGATGTCCTCCCATACCGGGTTTGGTCCCCTGACCGATCTTGATCTCGACGGCGGCACATCTCTCGAAGGTCTCGTCGTACATGCTGTATTTGTTGGGTACGTACTCGAAGATGTAGTTGTCGGATGCGATCATCTCGTCGTAGAGTGCTCCCCCTTCACCGCTGCACATGGCCGTCCCCGCCATGGTGGCCCCTTTCGCAAGGGCGATCTTGGCCCTTCCGGAAAGCGCTCCGAAACTCATATGGGATATGTAGACCGGGGACTCGAGGACCATGGGGTGCTCGGCCTTCTTCCCGATCACGGTACGTATGCTCACGTCGGCACCGTCGTCCTTCGGGGGATGGGCGAGCTGCCCTCCGAGGATCAGTATGTCGTCGAACTTGGGAACGGGCAATAGGGTGTCCATGGCCTCCCCGACACTCTTCCCCGTGACGGCCATGGCATGGATCTCGTCCATGGGGCCGCCGTCGTGGCGTACAAGCTTGGGATCGTATCCTATGTCCGATACGTCGGCGACCGAGGAAGGCCCTTCCTCCGCAGGGCCGGATTCGGTGACGGGAGCCTCTGCCCCCATCAGGACGAATGCGCTCTTGGGGGAACGACACAGGGGACATACCCAGTCATCGGGAAGGTCCTCGAACCTCACCCCTTCCCTCTCTTCATCGTAGATCTCTCCGCATACCGTGCAGACGTACTTTGCCATACGGGTGCGAATACCTACGGGTTTAAAATAAAACGCCAGGGCCGTTCGGCACCGGCATCCAGTTACAACAAAACCTGAGTACTGGCACGTATCAGACGGACCTGGAGGGAGATGCCTCGGCCTCTGCACGTATGGCGGCGACCCTCTCGGCCACATCCTCGTCGGTCATCCCTACCGTGGGGAAGTAGACCGGCAGATCGTACTCGGATTGATCGAATCCCTCGATGTCGTCGACAGAATATCCTTTGACGAACCCCAGGGTCCTGTCGGGTATCTTTCCGTCCTCGATGGTCCTGAGATGAGGGTCGTATTCGGACAGGATATCCAGGCAATAGTCCCCGTCCACGAACACCTTGCATCCCCTCTTCATCATAAGCCAGGCGGACAGAAGTCCCCGGTCGTCCCTGACCTCCGCCACCACCCTGCCCTGCGTGCCGAGGGGCAGTCCCGCATGACTGTATATGTATTCCTGGAAATAGTAGGTCTGCTTGGGCCTGACCTCCACCCAGAACGTAATGTCCGGAGCGGAGAGGTTCACGTGCGGATCCTTATCGAGGTTGGCGTTCCATATGGCGTCACCGACCATTCTGGCTATATCCATGGACGTGAACGGCTGACTTCCTTCGCGCCTCGCCTTGACGGCATACGTCTTCCCTTTGACCATACGCGACTTGGAATACTCGGCAAGGGCGGAACATATGCTTTCCGCATCCGAAGGGCATGTCTCCGCTATGGATATGGATGCCACACCGAATACTTTCCTCACGGAACGGATCGCCTTGTCCAGGTCGGATGTCTCGATGTAGAAGCGTGCCTCCCCTTTGGTGACGAGCGCCTCCACCATGTCGTGCTCGAGCATCTGCATGAGGTTGTCCTTCATGCGGTTCTCCCATCTGATCCTGACGGCCGTCCCCTTAAGTCCAATCTCCGAATACCTGATCAACAAGACTGCCATTGCGCTCAACCCGACCGATGGTTCACCATAGTTAACTGAATCTATAATGATTACCTTCCCCCAGTGCCGGACGCTTTTTAATATATCGCATACCAGACGTCACTTTTATTAGCGGTACCCGCATGGACGGGACGATGGAACCGTTCCTTCTGCTCACGCTGCTCCTGATCGCGGTCGGTGCAGGCGTCATTGGCGCCCTTTTCGGACTTGGAGGGGGCATCATATTCATCCCCGTCCTGACCATACTCTACGGCCTGGACGCGACATCGGCGGCGGCCGCCAGCCTGGTCGGCATCGTGGCCACCTCCACCGGTTCCGCATCCGGGTATGTGAGGAAGGGTGTTTCCAACATCCGCCTCGGTATGATGATGGAGATCACCACGTGCGCAGGGGCGATAATCGGAGCGGCCGTCGCCATCTATCTGGATAATACGGTCCTGCTGGTGATATTCTCATGCGTCATGCTGTACAGCGGATTCAAGATGGCCGTATCGCCGGAAAAACTGACGGTGGAACATGAGGAAGGCAACCCCATGACCTTCGAATACGAGGACCCGACGGCGGATCCCCCGAGACAGAAGTATACCGTGAAGAACGTGAAGAGCGGGATGGCGCTCTGCACGGTGGCGGGAGCTGTATCATCCATGACCGGTGTCGGCGGAGGGGCCATAAAGGTCCCCCTGATGAACATCCACATGCATGTCCCGGTAAAGGTGGCCAGCGCCACCAGCAGCTACATGATCGGAATAACGGCATTCTCCGGGGCGGTCATCTACTTCATACACGGCGACATACTCCTGGACGTCGCAGCGGCCGTGGCCGTCGGAGCCTATGTCGGAGCGCTCATCGGAACGAGGATCGCATCCAAGGTGAACGCGAAATCCCTGAAGAGATACATGTCGGTCGTGTTCTTCGCCATAGCCGCCATAATGTTCTGCGAGGCCGGAGGGATACTTTGAGCAACATGGACAGGCAGACCTCGGCCGTCCTCAGGGCCGGCACCGTCCTCGGCATCGGAATAATGGCCATAGGGCTCCTCCTTACGTCGTTCGACATATCGGAGGACATCCTCACGGCCGGGATAGGCATCCTCATATTCACACCCGTAGCAGGTGTGGCGGTGTCCACCAAATGCCTCTGGCAGGAGGGGGACAGGAAGTGGACGGGTGTCGCCCTGATCCTTATAGCGGCCATAACTGTCGGGATGATCCTCTCGTTCGTAGGGCTTTAAAAAAAGATCTGGCACATCGACGGGGAGGATTCTCCCTCTTTCCGGATCTCCAATCCCTTATGGCATCCAACCTGCGCCTGTAGAACCGTTCGTCGCCCTTCGGACCCGGCTCATAGTAGCGTCTGTCCTTCAGGGAATCGGGAAGGCACTGCATCTTCGTCATCTTCTCATCCGCATCCTCCGCATACTGATACCCTTTCCCGTAATCCAGCTGCTTCATGAGCTTGGTGGGTGCGTTGCGGATCTGCATCGGGACAGGTTCCGCAGGATTGTGGTGGACGTCCCAGAAGGCACGTCCCAACGCCATCGGGACACCGTTGGTCCTAGGGGCGAGGGACATGTATATCGCCGTCTCTGCCAATATTGTCCGGCATTCATGCTCTCCGAGCTCCTGACACGCATAATAACAGGAAGTGGCCATGCGGAGGGCGGTGTTATCGGCGAGACCTACCGTCTCCGCGGCCGCCTCTATCAACCTCCTGGCTATGTAGCACGGATCCTCACCGCCGTCAAGCATCCTGGCCAGCCAATAGAGGGCGGCATCCGGGTCCGAATTCCTCATCCCCTCGTGGAAGGCCGCGATTATGTTGTAATGCTCCTCCCCGTGTTTGTCATAGAGTACGGAGCGGCGACCCATGTTCCCGTCGAGAATGTCCTCCGGGACCTCCGTGACACCATCCGCCTCGGGAGAGAACTCCACCGCCGCCTCCAAAGTGTTGAGGGCCGTCCTCGCATCCCCGTTGGCGTATTCGGCGATAGTGTGCAATACATCATCTGGCACATGTACGTTCTTTCCCGGGAAACCCTTATCCGCGGCCCTTTTGAGAAGATCCACGAGGTCGTCCGTCTCCAATCCGCCGAGGACGAACACCTTGCATCTCGACAGGAGGGCGGAGTTCAACTCGAAGGAAGGGTTCTCCGTCGTCGCTCCGATGAGGGTCACCGTACCCTTCTCCACATATGGCAGGAATGCATCCTGCTGGGTCTTATTGAAACGATGTATCTCGTCCACGAACAGGATGGTCCGTCTCCCCTTGCGCCTCCTGACCTCGGCCTCCGCCATGATGTTCTTGATGTCGGCCATACCTCCGGTCACGGCGGAGAAATCGACGAATTCTGCGGCCGTATGCTTCGCGATTATGGATGCGAGGGTGGTTTTTCCGACCCCCGGGGGCCCCCATAGGATCATGGAGGCCACCCTGTCCTGCTCGATCATGTTGCGGATTATCTTCCCCCGACCTACGAGATGCCGCTGGCCT
The nucleotide sequence above comes from Candidatus Methanomethylophilus alvi Mx1201. Encoded proteins:
- a CDS encoding glutamate synthase-related protein, with translation MAKYVCTVCGEIYDEEREGVRFEDLPDDWVCPLCRSPKSAFVLMGAEAPVTESGPAEEGPSSVADVSDIGYDPKLVRHDGGPMDEIHAMAVTGKSVGEAMDTLLPVPKFDDILILGGQLAHPPKDDGADVSIRTVIGKKAEHPMVLESPVYISHMSFGALSGRAKIALAKGATMAGTAMCSGEGGALYDEMIASDNYIFEYVPNKYSMYDETFERCAAVEIKIGQGTKPGMGGHLPGAKVNHVISVMREKPEGKDVLSPSRFPEIGSPKDLKEMVSMLRKRSGGKPIGVKIAAGHIEEDLEFISKSGCDFITIDGRGGATGSSPKYLKDASSVPTVYALSRARKYMDEHGMKQELVITGGLRTSKDFVKAIAMGADAVAVASSALIALGCQRYRACNSGMCPMGIATQDPELEKRLDIDVGAQRVANYLNVTAEELRSFTRISGHDDVHELSLDDLCTTDPEIERITGIRHA
- a CDS encoding THUMP domain-containing protein, with amino-acid sequence MAVLLIRYSEIGLKGTAVRIRWENRMKDNLMQMLEHDMVEALVTKGEARFYIETSDLDKAIRSVRKVFGVASISIAETCPSDAESICSALAEYSKSRMVKGKTYAVKARREGSQPFTSMDIARMVGDAIWNANLDKDPHVNLSAPDITFWVEVRPKQTYYFQEYIYSHAGLPLGTQGRVVAEVRDDRGLLSAWLMMKRGCKVFVDGDYCLDILSEYDPHLRTIEDGKIPDRTLGFVKGYSVDDIEGFDQSEYDLPVYFPTVGMTDEDVAERVAAIRAEAEASPSRSV
- a CDS encoding sulfite exporter TauE/SafE family protein, producing the protein MDGTMEPFLLLTLLLIAVGAGVIGALFGLGGGIIFIPVLTILYGLDATSAAAASLVGIVATSTGSASGYVRKGVSNIRLGMMMEITTCAGAIIGAAVAIYLDNTVLLVIFSCVMLYSGFKMAVSPEKLTVEHEEGNPMTFEYEDPTADPPRQKYTVKNVKSGMALCTVAGAVSSMTGVGGGAIKVPLMNIHMHVPVKVASATSSYMIGITAFSGAVIYFIHGDILLDVAAAVAVGAYVGALIGTRIASKVNAKSLKRYMSVVFFAIAAIMFCEAGGIL
- a CDS encoding DUF1634 domain-containing protein, whose product is MSNMDRQTSAVLRAGTVLGIGIMAIGLLLTSFDISEDILTAGIGILIFTPVAGVAVSTKCLWQEGDRKWTGVALILIAAITVGMILSFVGL
- a CDS encoding replication-associated recombination protein A, whose amino-acid sequence is MTQTSLFTDEVHAGVSPLADRMRPQDLDGFVGQRHLVGRGKIIRNMIEQDRVASMILWGPPGVGKTTLASIIAKHTAAEFVDFSAVTGGMADIKNIMAEAEVRRRKGRRTILFVDEIHRFNKTQQDAFLPYVEKGTVTLIGATTENPSFELNSALLSRCKVFVLGGLETDDLVDLLKRAADKGFPGKNVHVPDDVLHTIAEYANGDARTALNTLEAAVEFSPEADGVTEVPEDILDGNMGRRSVLYDKHGEEHYNIIAAFHEGMRNSDPDAALYWLARMLDGGEDPCYIARRLIEAAAETVGLADNTALRMATSCYYACQELGEHECRTILAETAIYMSLAPRTNGVPMALGRAFWDVHHNPAEPVPMQIRNAPTKLMKQLDYGKGYQYAEDADEKMTKMQCLPDSLKDRRYYEPGPKGDERFYRRRLDAIRDWRSGKRENPPRRCARSFFKALRTRGSSRQLWPL